One Dermacentor silvarum isolate Dsil-2018 unplaced genomic scaffold, BIME_Dsil_1.4 Seq520, whole genome shotgun sequence DNA window includes the following coding sequences:
- the LOC125941878 gene encoding uncharacterized protein LOC125941878 yields MRSSWGLRRISSEPDVFLLYRLSSYWSSFIALLATVLLSLVLSLIIGADRVEVARNARLSSPLFLTLWTRLGWLPDSTVMPINCCDASYKDGCTEERPEILPLHLAPDNSSPLISDDALRIARA; encoded by the exons ATGCGCTCATCTTGGGGTCTTCGAAGGATCTC CAGCGAGCCGGACGTCTTCCTCCTGTATCGCCTGTCCTCGTACTGGAGTTCGTTCATTGCCCTCCTAGCCACAGTGTTACTGAGCCTCGTGCTAAGCCTCATAATCG GCGCAGATCGAGTGGAGGTGGCCAGAAACGCCCGTCTTTCCAGTCCCCTATTCCTGACGCTGTGGACCCGACTTGGATGGCTTCCAGACTCGACAGTG ATGCCCATCAACTGCTGCGATGCGAGCTACAAAGACGGCTGCACTGAAGAACGTCCTGAGATCTTACCGCTCCACTTAGCGCCTGATAACTCTTCTCCGCTTATCAGTGACGATGCACTCAGAATAGCACGAGCGTAG